Proteins from a genomic interval of Siniperca chuatsi isolate FFG_IHB_CAS linkage group LG10, ASM2008510v1, whole genome shotgun sequence:
- the usp19 gene encoding ubiquitin carboxyl-terminal hydrolase 19 isoform X3: MASSGGSGVAGSETVGRRGGAQQRGGSGRDNSSDLSSSTSKKKQKDRANQESREAKRAAAAAVDGVIAEVKKDVFVDWKQNVNEVTVRLRCGEGVQRIEDIITTFTDTHCHVCFPDGRQWSCQLQEEIEASCSRVQYKEKGGFLHVIMQKKIPFHIWPSLKSNKKEKEAVPTETKNDKELEMKPVALESSEKPKLSSLQPQLQPQPPSSPAHSESRRSGGKAERGVKRCLKNKAACEATTDSVGVKGGAGDGSVTTSKPVKVTRGEQQPQEPSAKRTVVRLPKTTKEATSLANTDTHSVKSTVANGKAPHTHLPAGRSPQMQHKDGDNRTGRLGSGQEQKPGVAVAAASHNNKTQDAEKRNQSSDRSGATAHGSDSQPAAPVSTTDCHKAVGLDSASPEKLGDRTDSEPEKKPVGQESEQDSLIRQHLGSREAGSVPAVGVAAKQGQSPYLAQRQGSCDGEEKQDQSKEEPPLEMKQQEAPEQMVNLQFVKNDSYEKGTDLMVVNVYMKGICRDTARVIFREQDYTLIFQTSDANFLRLHSDCGPNTVFKWQVKLRNLIQPEQCSYSFTPSRLDITLKKRHSQRWGGLEAPATQVGGAKVAVPSSPTCMDKSQPGSSQHTLPAKEEPPRVGEEKPKAPKASSRVEDGGLDTVAPRTVSEHVAITKPEPTVTTPKPTCMVQPMTHAPPASNERHEEEEEKKVCLPGFTGLVNLGNTCFMNSVIQSLSNTRELRDYFHDRAFEAEINCNNPLGTGGRLAIGFAVLLRALWKGTHHAFQPSKLKAIVASKASQFTGYAQHDAQEFMAFLLDGLHEDLNRIQNKPYTETVDSDGRLDEVVAEEAWQRHKMRNDSFIVDLFQGQFKSKLVCPTCSKVSITFDPFLYLPVPLPQKQKVLSVYYFSKEPHKKTIKFLVSVSKENSSTAEVLESISRSVRVKPENLRLAEVGKNRFQRMFLPSHSLDTVSSSDMLFCFEVLSKDIAKERVVLLRVQQRLQVPNIPISKCAACLKPPVSEEDKLKRCTRCYRVGYCNQVCQKTHWPNHKGLCRPNTENVGLPFLVSVPESRLSYSRLTQLLEGYSRFSVNVFQPPFQSGRLSPESSQCRVDLPPMPAGSPEGLGPGDEAMGGSSTVGVGDLELESHSLLPESQAEYAQASALHSGEPDTLSSQTSLSTTRTTDSGFSEPISSTSCCSLDPHAEKETSCEKAVRPEAAVTGYQHPSESASGHASQFYIALLDSNNKEQRLDEKEDALTDLPEDSLLELVWKNNERLKEYVLVSSKELEYEEDPGSLSETARAGHFTLEQCLNLFTKPEVLAPEEAWYCPKCQQHREASKQLLLWRLPNVLIIQLKRFSFRSFIWRDKINDMVDFPVRNLDLSKFCIGQKDEMQQPPIYDLYAVINHYGGMIGGHYTAYARLPSDKNSQRSDVGWRLFDDSTVTMVEESQVVTRYAYVLFYRRRNSPVERPPRFLRPVGAESPTAAGATASQASSQSLFGTDLDPEGPPTLTPEVPSDLFAHSGECAVPSYSNMEEVD; the protein is encoded by the exons atgtgtTTGTGGACTGGAAGCAGAATGTCAATGAAGTGACTGTCAGACTGCGCTGTGGGGAGGGGGTGCAGAGGATTGAGGATATCATTACAACCTTCACTGATACACACTGCCATGTGTGCTTCCCAG ATGGACGGCAGTGGAGCTGCCAATTGCAGGAGGAAATTGAGGCTTCGTGTAGCAGAGTCCAGTACAAGGAAAAAGGAGGTTTTCTGCATGTCATAATGCAGAAGAAGATTCCCTTTCACATCTGGCCTTCGCTTAAG TCAaacaagaaggagaaggaggcagtGCCCACAGAGACCAAAAATGACAAGGAGCTGGAGATGAAACCTGTTGCCTTGGAGTCATCAGAGAAACCCAAACTGTCGTCCTTGCAGCCACAACTCCAGCCCCAGCCTCCCTCCTCACCTGCACACAGCGAGTCAAGACGCAGCGGTGGCAAAGCTGAGCGGGGTGTCAAGCGCTGCCTGAAAAACAAAGCAGCGTGTGAGGCCACTACGGACTCTGTAGGGGTGAAAGGTGGAGCGGGAGATGGCTCAGTCACCACCAGCAAGCCTGTTAAAGTCACGAGAGGCGAGCAGCAGCCTCAGGAACCCAGTGCCAAGCGCACCGTTGTACGGCTGCCCAAGACCACCAAGGAGGCTACGTCACTGGCCAACACGGACACACACTCTGTCAAGTCTACAGTAGCCAATGGTaaagctccacacacacacctgcccgCTGGTCGGAGCCCGCAGATGCAACACAAAGATGGAGACAACAGAACGGGGAGACTAGGCAGTGGCCAGGAACAGAAACCAGGAGTTGCTGTCGCTGCTGCCAGCCATAACAACAAAACTCAG GATGCAGAGAAGCGAAACCAGTCTTCAGACAGGTCCGGAGCAACAGCACATGGCAGTGATAGCCAACCAGCAGCTCCCGTCAGCACCACTGACTGCCACAAAGCTGTCGGCTTGGACTCCGCTTCTCCAGAAAAGCTGGGAGATAGAACTGACTCTGAGCCAGAGAAAAAGCCTGTTGGGCAGGAATCAGAGCAGGATTCTCTGATCCGCCAGCATCTTGGATCAAGAGAGGCAGGTTCAGTACCAGCTGTTGGCGTGGCTGCCAAACAAGGCCAGTCACCCTATCTAGCCCAGAGGCAGGGCAGCTGTgatggagaggagaagcaggatCAGTCGAAGGAGGAGCCTCCTCTTGAAATGAAGCAACAAGAAG CCCCAGAGCAGATGGTTAACCTGCAATTTGTGAAGAATGATTCGTACGAGAAGGGTACCGACCTGATGGTGGTTAATGTTTACATGAAGGGGATATGCAGGGACACGGCCAGGGTCATCTTCAGGGAACAGGACTACACGCTCATCTTCCAGACGAG TGATGCTAACTTTCTGCGGCTTCATTCAGACTGTGGACCAAACACAGTTTTCAAGTGGCAAGTCAAACTCAG GAACCTGATCCAGCCTGAGCAGTGCAGCTACTCGTTCACCCCGTCCCGACTGGACATCACCCTGAAGAAGAGGCACAGTCAGCGCTGGGGGGGTCTGGAGGCCCCTGCCACACAAG TGGGTGGCGCCAAGGTCGCTGTGCCATCCAGCCCGACCTGCATGGACAAGAGCCAGCCAGGCAGCAGCCAGCACACCCTCCCAGCCAAGGAGGAGCCTCCGAGGGTCGGGGAGGAGAAACCCAAGGCCCCTAAGGCCTCATCCAGAGTGGAGGATGGCGGTCTGGACACTGTGGCTCCTCGCACTGTCTCTGAGCATGTTGCCATCACCAAGCCAGAGCCCACTGTTACCACG CCTAAACCTACCTGCATGGTGCAGCCCATGACTCATGCACCTCCTGCCAGCAATGAGCGccatgaagaagaggaggagaagaaggtgTGCCTGCCTGGTTTTACAGGATTGGTCAACCTCGGCAACACCTGCTTCATGAACAGCGTCATCCAATCCCTGTCGAACACCAGAGAACTCAGGGATTACTTCCatg ATCGAGCATTTGAGGCAGAAATCAACTGCAATAACCCACTAGGAACAGGAGGCAGGCTCGCCATTGGTTTTGCTGTGCTGCTCAGGGCCCTTTGGAAGGGAACACATCATGCCTTCCAACCCTCAAAACTCAAG GCGATTGTGGCCAGTAAAGCCAGTCAGTTTACAGGTTATGCCCAGCACGATGCCCAGGAGTTCATGGCTTTCTTGCTGGACGGGCTCCATGAGGACTTGAACCGCATTCAGAATAAACCTTACACAGAGACGGTCGACTCAGATGGACGACTGGATGAG GTGGTGGCGGAGGAGGCATggcagagacacaaaatgagaaACGACTCCTTTATAGTGGATCTCTTCCAAGGCCAGTTCAAATCCAAGCTTGTCTGCCCCACATGTTCCAAG gtGTCTATCACCTTCGACCCTTTTCTCTACCTGCCTGTGCCCTTGCCCCAGAAACAAAAGGTGCTCTCAGTTTACTACTTTTCTAAGGAACCTCATAAAAAAACCATCAAG TTTTTAGTGAGTGTGAGCAAGGAGAACTCCAGTACTGCTGAAGTCCTCGAATCCATCTCCAGGAGTGTCAGGGTCAAACCAGAGAATCTCAGACTGGCAgag GTGGGGAAGAACCGCTTCCAGCGCATGTTCCTGCCGTCCCATTCCCTGGACACGGTGTCCTCCTCTGACATGTTGTTCTGCTTTGAGGTGCTTTCCAAAGACATTGCCAAAGAGAGAGTGGTATTGCTCAGAGTGCAGCAG AGACTCCAGGTCCCTAATATCCCTATCTCAAAGTGTGCTGCCTGCCTGAAGCCTCCAGTGTCTGAGGAAGACAAGCTGAAGCGGTGCACTCGCTGCTATCGTGTGGGCTACTGCAATCA AGTGTGTCAGAAGACCCACTGGCCCAATCACAAAGGTCTGTGTCGACCCAACACAGAGAACGTGGGCCTGCCCTTCCTGGTCAGCGTGCCAGAGTCTCGACTCTCCTATTCCCGTCTCACCCAACTATTAGAGGGTTACTCCAG GTTTTCCGTAAACGTGTTCCAGCCTCCTTTCCAGTCAGGCAGGTTATCCCCCGAATCATCCCAGTGCCGGGTTGACCTCCCCCCAATGCCAGCAGGCTCTCCTGAGGGTCTTGGGCCAGGGGATGAGGCCATGGGTGGAAGCAGTACTGTAGGAGTAGGTGATCTGGAGCTGGAGAGTCACTCGCTGCTTCCTGAATCCCAGGCAGAGTATGCTCAGGCCTCAGCCCTCCACTCTGGGGAGCCAGATACCCTCTCCTCCCAGACCTCACTCTCCACCACGCGGACCACGGATTCAGGATTCTCTGAGCCAATCTCTTCTACTTCCTGCTGCTCTTTGGACCCTCATGCTGAAAAAGAGACGTCCTGTGAGAAGGCAGTACGGCCAGAAG CTGCAGTAACAGGGTATCAGCATCCAAGTGAATCAGCATCAGGTCATGCCAGTCAGTTCTACATAGCTCTGCTGGACTCTAACAACAAGGAACAGAGGCTGGATGAGAAAG AGGATGCATTGACGGACCTCCCTGAAGACTCGCTCCTGGAGCTGGTGTGGAAAAACAATGAGCGTCTGAAGGAGTACGTCCTGGTGAGCTCCAAGGAGCTGGAGTATGAGGAGGACCCCGGCTCTCTGAGTGAGACAGCCAGAGCAGGACACTTCACCCTGGAGCAGTGCCTCAACCTCTTCACAAAGCCAGAGGTTCTGGCACCAGAGGAGGCATG gtACTGTCCAAAGTGCCAGCAACACCGAGAGGCCTCCAAGCAACTGCTGCTGTGGCGTCTGCCCAACGTTTTGATCATCCAGCTCAAACGCTTCTCCTTCAGGAGCTTCATCTGGAGGGATAAGATCAATGATATGGTTGACTTTCCCGTCAG GAATCTGGATCTGAGTAAGTTCTGTATTGGCCAGAAAGATGAGATGCAACAACCCCCTATCTACGACTTGTATGCAGTCATCAACCACTATGGAGGAATGATAGGAGGCCACTACACGGCATACGCTCGCCTGCCCAGTGACAAGAACAGCCAGCGCAGTGATGTTG GCTGGCGTCTGTTTGATGACAGTACTGTGACAATGGTGGAGGAGAGTCAGGTGGTGACGCGCTATGCCTACGTACTGTTCTACCGACGACGAAACTCCCCCGTGGAGAGGCCGCCACGCTTTCTCAGGCCTGTAGGAGCAGAGTCGCCCACTGCTGCAGGAGCTACTGCCAGCCAG